The window ATGGTCTATGCAGCTAAAACCCTGCAAGGCCCTGCAGGTATATTTCCGGCTAACCGATGATTTCATACGTGCTTCCTTGTTGGGGCAAAAAAAATTCGTGTCTTCTAATCTTCGAACAAGTAATCTTGCAATCACGTCCAGAAACTATGGACATAATTTTTGCTTGCCAACAATGAGGGAATGAAAGAGTATTTGCAAAAACACTATGACATTTGAGTTAGTGATTGTTTGAGATGATTGTAATAGTATTTAGAATAATCtcgtacctttttttttttttttctctctctctctctctctctctctctctctctctctctctctctctctctctctctctctctctctctctaggttaGTCAACTGACCTTCAAAAGGCATTGAAGTTTTACATCATGTCATGTGaccaaaatgaataaaaaaactaaataaaagatttcaaaatttttacatcagaaaaaaattgattaattataaaagttcagaaGTAATTGGCTAAACTAAAGTTCATAAGACCAACTttaatggtgggctaaaagccaaattaccccccaaattttccccccaaacccactccaacccaaggggaaattttgggctaaatgctaaaccaatgccaaattccccccaaaatttagcccagaaatcggagtggactccactcaatatttatcagaatttaaatttttttagattaaaatgttcataaaattaatttacgatagtctacatatttatttaaaaaaaaattttaatttaacaaaaaaaaagcctaaattcattctttaataatccccggctaaaattttaggctagaatggttgaagcagaaaagctgtttctgggctaaaaactaaattttccaggaaaaaaaatttggcttttagcccaaccattggagatggtctaaaagAAATTATCAACTCTTACAAATTAAGAGGAGAAATCAACGAGTACATTCATAAGTAAATTaccaattaaatttatttttataaataaattagtcaCGAGGCAAAAATTGAGGGAGTAAAATATAGGAGAGTGAGTCATTGACAGTCCACTCATTGGAACTCGGAgttcgtctctctctctctctctctctctctgccttcAAAGCTGCGCCGAGTCGGCAGTTCGGCACTCATCCCAACACTTGACGAACAACCTCAACAAGAATTAAAAAGCGAGTGCAATGCTAATCCAACGGCTCACGCCCTCTCAAACGCCCGGATCCAACGGTCAGAGCGTTACATATTGTCGCGGAAACACGGAGCCGCTCTGTCTCGCCCGGAGTTTGGAAAATATTCCCTCGACAAGACCCTTGTGGGCCCCCGGCCCCAAGTACACCGTCATAAACCACATACAAACTGTTAGTAATGAGTTCACACGAAAACAACTTATCAGTTTGCTATTATGCAACGTTGTagttaaataatataaaatgaatTTACACATAACATACTTTAATAGATTAGGATGTCAAGTGTCGGAGAAATCCTCTTTTTGTACAcatattttattcttttgtatTTTCGATTACCAAGGAAATGAGGTGAACTTAACTTCACAATTAGCTACCAATAAAGTGGTTAAAATTCATCTttaacgagaatcgaacttaaaacctaTAATTTACGAGTAAAGAAGAATGCTAAATCGTATTACTAAGTAATTATTCTAATTCTTTGTTTAAAACACAATATATACTAAAAAGTAAGAAATAGATTAAACCTGAACAAAGATAATAATTTATATCCAACTTGTtacatagaaaataaaataaaatcagatACTACCTTTTATTTCACTTTCCTTTTCTATTTATTCAGTTCAAAGATGGAGCAAGTATTGGATAAAAACTTGGAAAAAAAGTGTATGCGGATAACATTTCCTGAACTCCGAAACTCGACCACagtttcctctctctctctctggtccCTTGTTTCTGCTTCTCTAAATACCAAAACCAAGCTTCAAGTCTCACACTCTCGCTTTCTCCCCTCAACAAACCAAACAACTTTGAactgagaagagagagagagagagagagagagacagagacacaAGGATTTGATCACTAACCTTtgatttaatcaaaattttggaGGGGAGGCTTATCGGACAGTGGAGATGAGCTGCAACGGGTGCCGAGTACTCCGGAAGGGATGCAGCGCGACATGCGTACTCAGGCCGTGCCTGCACTGGATCGACTCTCCCCAAGCCCAAGGCAACGCCACCCTGTTCCTCGCCAAGTTCTTCGGCCGCAGCGATCTCCTCTCCTTCGTCTCCACCGTACCGGAAACCCAACGCCCCggtaaacaaaaaataaaaataatcaataaattaCACAATATTTTCGTAATTTTACACGATTAATTTCAACATGAATTAATCCTTATCCTTCCTTTTTCTCGATCAGCTCTGTTTCAGTCTCTGCTGTTCGAAGCGTGTGGCCGCACGGTGAACCCGGTGAACGGAGCGGTGGGGCTTCTGTCGAGCGGGAACTGGCAAGTGTGCCAGTCGGCCGTCGAGACGGTACTCTCCGGAGGCGTTTTGAGGCCGTTACCAGCGTTTACTGCGCCGAGCCTCGACGAGTCTTCGGACACGTTCAGCAGAGGCACATGCACCCCACAAAACCGCTGCTATCAGTCCGTACCGTCAGTGTCGGCGTACTATGGTGCGGGGCCAATCCAACCGTTCGAGGTGGCGGGGTTCTCTCTGAAGCCGAATCTCGCGGcgggagagagaggaagagggagGGGAATGAGGAGCTACATAAGTGCCGCGATGGATCAGCGGCTGAGAGATACGGTGTCGTTTGATTCGGAAGAGTCGGCAATGACTACGACAACGACGAGGAGCTTTAAAAGCGGCGGCGATCTGAAGGATTGCAAGCTTCTGAACCTTTTCGTTTAAGATAatctaagagagagagagagattttgttTAACTAATGAAGAATTAGTAGTAATTAGAAGTGATCAGTGAATAATGTACTCTGAGAGGAAATATGATAATCGGAGCCTATCAGTTTTGCGTTGGATATTCCGGTGAAGttatttcttcttatttttctaatttaattttcagttaTTTCAATTATTTGTCTTATATTTTCGGGGTAAAGAGTTTTTGGGATGTTTTTGGGATGTGCTATTTAtacatcattttttatttttcacatcttttattaatttatatattttaattttctttaataaattCAATTCAACTGTCTCAAATTAAGAGAGTATGTATGATATAAAAAAttgatttggatcctctcctaagcccAAGGAGAGAATCCTCCTATCCAAGACACGTAggtcgttggattttcatccaacgaatataattattataattttaaaaagatatcttgtttgtagctgttgaataaaaattcaacgaCCCACGTGTcttgatcaggaggatcctctccttaggctcaggagaggatccaaatctgtAAAAAATGATATGTGAATAGGACACCTCTCTAATGGTAATGGTGGCGTGTCGTGATTGCCGTCTGGCGACGCAGGTTTCCATGGGATTGTCCTGGGCCTGGCCGTACATCTTCACCTTTGGAGCATGTGAGAATTACACAACCCCTGGCATTAGAAAAGGAATCCTCCGATTCCTTCCGCAAATTCTTATCAATCAATTAATTcaagtttttaaaatttaatttaacggttaaaaataaagaatttttttaaaagttataataattttagctgttGGCTTAAATTTCAAAGTCCTGTTAATTGACAgtatttggtggaagagatttGGAGGATCTCTTTCCCTGGCATTATTACCCGTCTGATTAACTCATGCTGATGAGGACAAGTGGAAAGTTATCTTGATTTTCACATGAAGAAGACTTAACACTTTGTTGTTAGAGAAAGACTTATATGTACTCGTAATACGTCATTTTACATCGTAAATGACTATTTGAAACatacttttaatttttcacaTGACATTGTATATTTAACTGATTATAAAACATAGGATGAACTGTCGATTTAGTCCCTGAATTATCACttaagtgaaaattaggtctctgaattattttttcagaaaaataggCCCCTCAACTCATTACAAACAGCCAATTTCATCACTGCTGTTAGATTTCAAGTTTTTCCATCTAATTTTCTATTAACTTAGGTCATATGACTTGTGCATGACATAATTTGAAGgataaaatcatcatttcatCGCTTATGAAACACAACCAGGAGAAACATCCATCTCCTCACTTTTCCCGTTCAAATTttcccaaaatttgaaatttataaagCCTAATTTGCAACTTTTTAAGCTGGGAATATCATACAAACATTAAGGGCTTTCAATTTGACCATCCCAAagcaaatttcatgaaaataatttcaactcTCAACaacaaatttcattaaaataattcCATActatattttctctattttcgaTCCAAAAATAAAGTCTAAGGCACCAATTCCACATAACAAAACAAGGTTAGGCAAGCAAAGCAAGTCATGAACTGCCTTTCTTAAGTCCTAGGCAGTGTTTACTTTGTCATTATCTGCCTTTTACAAAACAAGTCATTAATTATCTTTTACAAAACACAACATCTGAACATTCATGGTCTCCAAGTCCTCGCTCTTTTTGCTGCAGATTTGTACCTTCTTGGTTCTCCAGTTGGAACCGATTGGCCTTGTACCACTTGTTCACTTTCTCTCATTTCAAAATCAAACTGATTGCAAGTATACTACAAAAAAACCATACCCTTCCCCTTGTCCTTCTAGCTCTACCTTTTCCCTGCATGTAAGAATTTATTGTTTCCATTAGTTGAATATATCAATGGAAGAAATGCATGGGTTACAATATTAAATACTTACTTGTCCATTGTTGCTGCCTTCTCCTTGTTTTAGAGGACATTTGGAAAAAACCAGCGCATTCAAGTATGAAAACAATAGGACCACACAAACACCAATTTAATTCATTAGGACCACCTAATTCGACATAAgtaaaaaaaccaaatttgatAGCATTAAAATCCCTAAAACCTAGTACAACGATGGAATCTATGCAAACACAGAAAGAGACAACATAACTTGATTTTTTATTGAACCAAATTAAGTACTCGATAAAAATTCATCTGATGAACAAAATTAAGTACACTTATTGTAACGTGGAGGCTCCCCACCATCTCTGAGTTGGAAAGAGATCTTTTTGTTCAACCAACGTTGAAAATTCGTCAAGATTTGTCTctgtttgagaattttttgagCAAAAGTTTCAAAACCGCCTTAAAGTGCAATGCACCTAGATCATCAACCAATAGGCGCAAGAACAGCCGAGGAGCGAAGCAGGCGCtgtctcttttctctcttgaaAGAGTCCTGGTTACCTTAAAGACCAACACCATTGTATGGCCATAGAAAATGATGATTTTACCCTTATACATATGTCATGTGCAAATCACATGACCTAATTTAACAGAAAATTGAATGGAAAAACTTGAAATCTAACAGCAAGGATGAAATTGGCTGTTTGTAATGAGTTTAGAAAgctatttttatgaaaaaacaaTTCAAAAACCTAATTTTCACTTGAGTAATAATTCAAAGACTAAATCGGTAGTTTAGAAACCTATTTTTCTGAAACCATAAGTGGCGTATTGATGTTCTTGAACATGTAACAGAGGGCGATACTTTATGAGTAAACATGGGGAGATTACAATTATCCACCTGGAATACATGTGGCAGCGACAAGTACAtatgaaacaaagaaaaataatggggGCAAAATGCTTACGTAAGGAATGACAACATATGATTTGAATTTATTAATTTGTATGCACGCGTATAATTTAATGGGATCTTTTGATATGAATctaaagtaactaaaaattggacttattttaaaagtcaaaagtcattaaaaattgaacttatTT of the Pyrus communis chromosome 1, drPyrComm1.1, whole genome shotgun sequence genome contains:
- the LOC137747956 gene encoding LOB domain-containing protein 37-like, with product MSCNGCRVLRKGCSATCVLRPCLHWIDSPQAQGNATLFLAKFFGRSDLLSFVSTVPETQRPALFQSLLFEACGRTVNPVNGAVGLLSSGNWQVCQSAVETVLSGGVLRPLPAFTAPSLDESSDTFSRGTCTPQNRCYQSVPSVSAYYGAGPIQPFEVAGFSLKPNLAAGERGRGRGMRSYISAAMDQRLRDTVSFDSEESAMTTTTTRSFKSGGDLKDCKLLNLFV